From Bacteroidales bacterium:
TCCTTTGACCTTGCCTGCATTCACGCCGGTAAAGGCAAAGCCGTCGTTCATATTACCGTTATAGGCTTCCAACAGGGCCTGGGCAATACAGTAAGAAGTAGTTTTTGGATCACATGACTTGATGCAGTGATGTCTGCACACAGACGGCTTTCGTTTCCCTTCTTTTGCTTCCCGGAGAAATTGGTTTGAAAGCGATCTTCCGGGCATGCCCACCGGACTTTTTATAATCTCAATGTCCTCTTCATCAGCATCCACAAAAGCATTTTTGAAGACAACAGAGGCATCACACTCTTCGGTTGCCACAAAACGGGTTCCCAGTTGCACAGCGTCCGCTCCCTGCCGGATAAAGCTATACATATCGGCCCCGGAGTAAATACCCCCGGCAGCTATTACCGGTATCTTCCGGTCATACTGTTGCTCTATGTTTTTAGTAACTCCAAGTACATCCTCCACCAGATGCTCCAGTCGGTTGTTTTCATTATGGAGGGCTTCTGCTTTAAAGCCCAGATGTCCACCTGCCTTGGGACCTTCCACAACGATAGCGTCTGGCAGATAATCATAATTTTGTTTCCATTTCTTGCAGATGATCGAAGCTGCCCGTGAGGAGGAAACAATGGGCACCAGCTTTGTTTTACTTTCCTTGTCCAGGTATCCCGGTAAATCAAGTGGTAGTCCTGCTCCCGAAAATATAATGTCGATGCCTTCTTCAAGGGAAGTACGCACCATATCACTGAAATTGGTAATCACCGACATGATATTGACACCAAGGATACCGTCTGTTTGATTGCGTGCTTTTCTGATTTCATTGCGTATGGCTTCGATATTCCTTTTTCTGTATTGTTTGTGGGTTTTATGACCTATCAAGCCGATGCCTACCGATGATATGACCCCGACACCTCCCATGTTGGCTACCGCCGAAGCAAGCCCTGACAGGGAAATGCCAACACCCATTCCCCCCTGTATGATGGGGACGGGTATAGAAAGGTCTCCTATATTAAGGGATTCTAAATTCATAATATTTTTCATTTTTAATTGCTTCTTATTTTATATGGTAAAAAAGCAGAACCTCTGCTTTTGCATCTGTAGTTGTTTGTGATAAATCCGCAAGAGTCAATGGTTGTATGAAATGGTAAGATATTTCAGGCCATTATCATCTTCGGCTGCAAACAAAGTTTGCTGCAAAAATGTTCATTTTTACCTGAATTTTATAATTTGAATTTAATCCAATGGAGCAATTGGCAGCTTACACAAGACACCGAACGCCGATCACCTCCTTTCGGCAATGGAGGGTAGGCGAAGATAGAAGCTTCAGCCCAATGGGTCATCTGTCGTTCATTGAATCATTATTTTCTAAGGCTACTCCGCCTTTTTGACCTTGATGCCTTTTGGTACCT
This genomic window contains:
- a CDS encoding nitronate monooxygenase, translated to MNLESLNIGDLSIPVPIIQGGMGVGISLSGLASAVANMGGVGVISSVGIGLIGHKTHKQYRKRNIEAIRNEIRKARNQTDGILGVNIMSVITNFSDMVRTSLEEGIDIIFSGAGLPLDLPGYLDKESKTKLVPIVSSSRAASIICKKWKQNYDYLPDAIVVEGPKAGGHLGFKAEALHNENNRLEHLVEDVLGVTKNIEQQYDRKIPVIAAGGIYSGADMYSFIRQGADAVQLGTRFVATEECDASVVFKNAFVDADEEDIEIIKSPVGMPGRSLSNQFLREAKEGKRKPSVCRHHCIKSCDPKTTSYCIAQALLEAYNGNMNDGFAFTGVNAGKVKGISTVPMVFAQLQNEYLQAQKSHQTHNWKKIRITEDYGEK